The Montipora foliosa isolate CH-2021 chromosome 10, ASM3666993v2, whole genome shotgun sequence genomic sequence CGCAACCTTTCAGGGAGGGGCCTCTTCAAATTGTCACACTTCCTACGTAGGACTTCTTCCTTCTCTCTGCGCATGCGGCGCCGCAGCTCGTTCACATCAGCCTCGTCTGCAGGCTCGTGAGCTTGCGCCACTATCTGGTTCACTAGTGGAGCAGTTACACTAACTGAAGTCTTGTACTCACTACCTGCATTCTCTACCGGGTTTAAAAACCCCAGTCCACCCAACCGCACCGGTAGCTCTAAGAGATCCCGTTCTGTTGGGGAGCAATTACGCCCAGTGGTTGAAGGTATTAAAAAACTCCGACGATGCTTCAGCCCAAAAGTGAAGGCCGCAAAGCAAGCTTGTGGCTGCGACACTGCAAGTTCTGTTAGTCTTTTGACTTCATTCACCCAGTCCCCTATCTTGTCATTAACATATTCTTCGAGGTAAGACCTTGAGCCCAGCGCAGCTCCAAGGTGTTTCTGTCCTTCAGTAGTGACATTTATGGCCGTTCCAGCGAACAATTCTCTCGCCTCCTCCTCTCCACACGGTTTCACAATGAGCCAACAATTTTTTGCATTCGGGAAATAACCTAACCCTGGACCGCTTTCCTCCAGCTCGTCCCACCATTTCTTCAAGCCATCCAGTGACCCAGATCCTGTTGCATCGTCAGCATAACAACATTGTTTCGCTGAACGTGCGATGGTCAAACGTGTAATCAAAGGTTGTAGACTGACTGCGTACAGGCTCATGGTGATTGGGTCCCCTTGCGTTGTACCCTCAGACGATTTCAGCTCCTTTCCTCCAATTACAAATAATCTGGCTGATGCTCTGTAAGTATTGATTACATAGATAGTAATCGCCGGGTATATCATTCTAACATTGTGAAGGGCCGCAGCTCTATTAAGAGAATTAAAGGCGTTTGACGCATCGATGAGCAACGCCGCATCCGTCTCATCTGCTTCAAAAATTTCGCGCATGGCATGTATAGCTGCCTCGCTTCCCGATTTTTGTACCGCACACACTTGGAGAAATTCACTTGCATCCATCACTTCCCACTTGGTAACCTTGATAACACACTTGCCAATGGTCCTCCGAATCACCTCTCCAATCCCAATGGGTTGCACTGCACCCTCGCCCTTTTCAAGGGGGATCAGGCGATTTTGCTGTTACAGCCTTAATGGATACAGGGTTAACATAGTTCATGCATAATGTCTTTTTCATTGTGGCGAGAGCATCACAAAGACTTGAGCTGGATTTCTTGAACGATTTAGAAGCCAGAATTCTCTTAAAtccataataacaataataataataatactgttcATGAGTGTTATGCATGAGTTGAAACTAGGTAAGTTCCATGTTTGAGGGATGTCTAAGCAGTACTGAGTTTTATTTGAGTTTTTATAGTTGAACATTTTTTTGAGAAGGGGAAGCTgctataatagtaataataataataataataataataataataataataataataataataataaccagcGTGAAACATGATTGCCATGATTGCCGCCATGGCAAACCCCTAGAGACCAAAGTTACGCACCTGTTATACGTGGACGACCTCAAGGTATTTGCTGCGTTCGAGGCAAAGCTCAACACTGTTTTACGAGCTACTAGTACTGCTATGCAAGACATTGGTCTGCAGTGGAACCCCAAAAAGTGTAATGTCATCCACGTTAGAAGTGGAAAGCAAGTCGAGGATGCCGCAGACCTCCAGTTTGATGAGGCAACCCTGGTGAAGAACCTTAAAGCTGGGTCCAGCTACAAATTCCTGGGTGTGAAGGAATCTACCTTGCAAGACGAAAAGCTGGCACTGGCAGTTGCAGCTAAGGTGTATCTGCACAGGCTGTCAGTGATCTGGACGAGCCCCCTATCTGATGCTAACCGTGTCAAAGCCACAAACCAGTTCGCCTTGCCTGTTCTAACCTACCCAATGTGGACGCAGCACTGGCCCCTGGCGGAGTTAAGAGAAATCGACAGAGAGACAACGAAACTGGTTAGTGAGAATGGTGGCAAGCATCCGCTGAGCTCCACTACGGTGTTCTATCTCCCGAGAGTAGCAGGTGGGCGCGGCATGAAGTCTGTCGAGCAAGAGTATAAGATGATTAAGATCAAAGCGGCTATAAAGCTCTACATGAATCCAGATCCAATGATGAGAACAGTTCGGGCGTTTGAAGAGAGAGCACCGGAGAGAGGGCTTGCCTCACTTGTGAAAGATTCTCATAAGTACGCGGAGGAGTTGGGAACGACTTTAACCCTAGAGGTTGCTGAGTCATTGTGCAGTTCCCTAAGTAATCCCTGAGAAGAAGATTACAGGCCATCACGTGAAACAACATCTGAAGAAAGCTGTCAGTACCGGGCTCGAGGAGAAGGTGGTGGATCAGAAGTGGCATGGTCGCCTACTGAGTAGTAGGTGGAGTGATGATCAACTGAGTAAACGTGACTGCTTTGCCTGGTTGAGTGAGTGGAGTTGCTCGCCAACCCACACTATCGCAAGGGTAATGGAGTTATACGAACAGGTCTTACCAACGCGTGTCTATGCGGCATACAAGACGGGTACATCTGACCGGAATAATAGTGTGGAGAAGCCCCAGAATGCATTGTGCACGTGCTAGCTGGATGTTCATTGTTAGCACAGACCAAGTATTTGGAGAGGCATAATGCGGCAGTGAAAGTGCTGTTCTTCGAAATCCTCAGAGACCTGGATCTGAGTGATACCGTCCCCCCTTGGTTTTCGAGCACCGAGCCCAAGCCGATGTATGAATCTACTCACGCACAAGCTTTCTGGGATGTCCCAGTCTACGCTGAGCACACTGTCGTATGTGCCAACAGGGTAGATGCGCGCATTGTTGACCACAAAGAAAAGAGAGTACTACTGGTAGAAATGGGTTGTCCCTGGGTTGACAACCGTCTGAAGTAAGTGGTTGAGAAGACGGAGAAGTATGGACCTCTGCGCTGGGAACTAACTAGGCGTTACCCTGGCTACAGAATCGTTCAACTAAATGTTATCATGGACGTAGTGGGAGGTTGGTCCCAGGAACTGAAAGCTGAGATGAAGAAGATCTTCGGCCTACGTTCTTTAGATATTCTGAAGAGGATGCAAAAAGCTGTGCTTTCTGGTTCATTAAACATTGCGCGTATGTTCAAAGTCATCACAAAGTGAACTCATAGATATCAATCCGAGACAATCGTGAAGAGGGAACgcttatatattattattattattattattattattattagggcTTAAGTAGATTTATCGTTAATTTCTTGTAAGCAAAATAGGTTGCGCCCTATTGAGCTAATTTTAGAAGCATCCATACGTTTTATActgcaataataaaaataataataataaaaataataataattacctcaattaccttaatccagaagTCTGCATTGCTGGGATCAGCAAAAATACTAAGAAACCATTTGGTGTTCCTTGGCAAATTGTTGTTGCCCGACACCACAATTTTACCAGCTGTTAAAAACTTAAGCTGAGCAGTATGACTatgaagtaataataataataataataataataaaatgagtTTTAACAGCAGATTTGAAAGCGTCCAGTCTTTTTATGTTGGGAATTGTCGAAGGTAATGCTTTCCGGTTCTCTCTTCTCTAACAGAACTGCGGATTTCgatttttgtaaaaatatctgGGGATTGACGGATTTAAAATTAGCACGGATCAGCGAAATTACTGACCCCTATTCAACCCCCTCTACAATATTTACCCACGATTTTGTTTTCACAAAATGAACGAGGGCGACTCTGCGAGCGAGTGAGTTTTGTAAAAACAAACTAGTGCGTAAATACCGTACAAAAGCACTCTCCATGATGAGATTTTCTAGACTACCAAGACGATTTATTCACGTTGCAGTAAacagtttcctttttttacaaaaagatCGTTTACGCTTAGAAAATGAGTACGTTAAAAATTACATGACCACTTGAAATGGTAAAATAAAACCCTGAATTGAATGTTGAATCAAGTAAGCTTACAACATGATAATTTCATAATAACGAATTAGTTTTTCGTAAGTATTCATGCAGGAGAGACTTAATGAAAAGGAGGAAAACTTCGGTAACAGTAACTACTTAACTTTTCAACGAAGCTGCATCTGTCATTTCAAAGCAAagcagtcgaaggactggttatgaaaccttagaaccttcaaaagcgagatcAGTGTTGTTGCAATTGAtgttgaccgtgaccctgcacaattgtttgttttctcttcaCACGGGTTtacaaattagttgcgcataatttaatcgaaggatttgattcgTTATCTTCTCGAAGGTGTGTTTTgcgcagggtcaaggccaaaaatacggacaaagaaatgaaacaaaggaacttgtcgagtttcataaccatttccatgcattaactatggacAAAGGCAAACTGTTGTCTTCGTCTGAAGAGTCAAATATGCGTTTAATTCGGTGATAAgtgtgtttttctttcaaatgtcgatTAAAACTTAAAAGCAGACCTTGAAGACTTGTAGGCTAAAAGTCCTTGCCGTATTTTGCTTCACACTAAGGCCGCTGATATTCGTTCAATTTTTTGGCTTCGATGTCTTCAGGATGTCTCTGCtggaccgttttttttttctctcagaaGTTCAACAATTATGTTCACATTTCTAGTTGTCTTAgctttaaattttgtatttttgttctgtTGTTCTATGATATAGTTATCAATTGACTTTTCTAAATGCTTAAATCTTGTAATTTTGATACGACATTTTTCTTGCTCTGACCCCTTTGCACTCAAGGAGCCTGGATTGATTACTGaattgccagtatggcaaaccagtaGGGAAATGGGTGGCATTTAgtcgttttcttttcctgtcgGGAAACGTCCTTCCTGACACTACCCTCCTGAGTAGTGTCTTGGTGGGTGGAGTCAACTGCGTGTAATTTTGTTAGGTTCCAGGGGATAGCAAAAATCTGTAAATTTTATCTGGTAGACACAGCTGAATCTTTAAAAAGATTCAGCTATGTCCACCAGATAAAATCTACTTTCGACGCATTTGCAGGTTACTTAAgataacctgcaatggcgtcgaaagtcattgtaatgcgaagagcgttttagtggatctttaaacaaaatgtactcTTATGGAGTTCAAGCCGTGGAAAGTCAATTGTATAAAAAAGACAGGCGGTgataaataaatatctggattcttaaagcgacgagtaattgACTTTGACAACAATTTGATCTGAGAGAATCGAATGCCTTGAATGCATCTATACGTGCTTACTGAAGTCGCGTCTCAGTTGTCTGGctacttagttttttttttttttttttgtacttgaCTTtgcagtcttcaggtaaaacaGAATTGAAAGGGTGACGGTGAAGatttatttaaaagaaagtttattttcgttagtcaaaaattattttcaaagaaaggttGTAGTCCATGTTTTGCTTCAATATTTATGGAAAAAATTCTTCAGAagagggtttgatcctgaatttattttgttgcataTAGTTGATTTGACACTAATTGGGTTTCTTGTtctcacgcacgcaatgaaataggaagggctTTTTGCCTTTAATAGCAAATGTGTTGCTTGTTTCAGTAAAATTTTCGATGGAAAATCTTTTTGTGACATTTCCGGCCTGCGTTGATTAATCGTGTTGTGTGATATTCAAGCTTAACAAAGttgcatatgtgggttgaaatTGACACCCTACGAGCGGTTttcataaagatgacaggaagtcctgttctttctggcaaatgattaatagggttcaattcccaccctggtcagagtttttatctgtccttgtgtgggcccatttccatcagtagggctaacgctcacattgttcatatgggatagaaatatagcacttcacattacactctattcagttaactctgtttaaaatataagtgctacacggccaacgtttgtataaacgtaacctttccttgtactcgAACATactcattgccgtgactttaacgtcttcagttcccacggcctgctcccgtctgaccttgtagctcagtcggtagagcggcggagatctaacccgaaggttgtgggttcaattcccaccctggtcagagtttttatctgtccttgtgtgggcccatttccatcagtagggctaacgctcacatggttcatatgggatagaaatatagcacttcacattacactctattcagttaactctgtttaaaatataagtgctacacggccaacctttgtataaacgtaacctttccttgtactcgtacatgttcattgccgtgactttaacatcttcagttcccacggcctgctcccgtgtgaccttgtagctcagtcggtagagcggcggagatctaacccgaaggtcgtgggttcaattcccaccctggtcagagcttttctctgtccttgtgtgggcccatttccatcagtagggctaacgctcacatggttcatatgggatagaaatatagcacttcacattacactatagtcagttaactctgtttaaagtTTTTAACGTCAGGAAAAGATCTGTTTTGTGGTGTaagacaaagttttttttttttctttttttttatgaagcCAAATATATTCCTTTAAGTTCCTGGGTAATACAAGTTATTGGCACGACTTGCTAGTGTGAAGATtttttacattactcattaacacaaacattattatttttaaactaTATTATTACATCGCTTTAATTTAACCccaaaacattcagatagtaaaaaacttTATATTTATCAAcgttttccttcgcttttgtgtttgtcatcATTATGAtgttttagattttcaattacaaaacaGACAAAGAATAAAACggaagacggaagtttcttcgcTAAAAATTACTATGTTTTACTTCATTCAACGTAAAAAAGAAAgggcctagcacgtgatcaatttcttccttttgacagaacattgACCTTTAATTCCTCTTGATTAAAGAAGTCAGAGACTGCTGAAATTTTACTGTTTTTACGATCTATTGCCCTTAATCTTTCGCTGAGATTTGaaaattcagagttttatataCAAGCTATGTTATACTGTTTATTCGTCTGTCTTTTGGCTACCTTAGGTGCCAgagaaaatttttttcaaggtcggagagaactcTCCGCAACTCCAAATCATCAGTCGACCGTTGACCAGAGCGTTCTCTCCAACCTTGAAAAAAACAtccctctggcacccagggtacctTTTGGGCTTGCCTTTTACTATTAAGAGGTGTCCGCGTAGAAACGAATAAGGCAAATTTCGGACCTTCAGCAATTGGCCtcattttttcaatgaaagtcAACCATTATATCCAATATATAAATATCATATTTATTTGGACCAATtcgagtttttgcaatttttgcggCATGGCGGAGAAGGCAAGATTTTTAGTTCCCCATCTTTGCCTGCTGGATCTGGTAAATCATTAAGTATTGCTTTGTTGCTCGATCAAAAGAAGTCAACATATAGCATACTGCCATCTATCCTTTCGATAATGTACACCGGGAAAGTAAGCTAAATCACTTTATGTTCAGTTTTTCCAATTAGAGTAAGtttcagttttttgttttttcatacgCTTAGATTCCAAATCGAGGGTGACTGTCATGAACTAAAAGCCGAGTGAGAATTCAGAGAAGAATTAAACCATAACCGACAATTCCGTAACGTCTTCTCGCCGGATTTTAAAGCTATCCTTAAAGTTAAACTTCGAATCTCCTATAATTTCTATTCTCTCAACAACCTTTAACATCACGTGACAAAACGCCATCAGTTGTTCGGAGCAATGCAACAATGCGGAACTTTTTGGATAACTGTCATTTTATCTTTACCCGCGTTGAACTGCCTCACGTATAATTTGCACAGTTGGATCGAGTATGAAATGACTTCAGTTTTGTAAATGGAGGATTAGATACGACAACAAATTTTTAATCATGTGAACCCAACATTCTAATCACTTCTGAAAGAGAAGAGGTTAAACCGTGAACCAGAGTTATACAGCGTGTCAGAGCATTATAGAAAGTGAGTCTATCACAGTAGATCGAGATCCTGGTAACATATCCTTACTAATGAAGAGGTTCTAGAAACTTTGCTCTATTCATTGTTACACATATGAAGCAAAATTTAATAGAAGTCAAAAATGACATTTCTGGAATGTTCTTAGCACAAGACTATTTATCATGAGAATCAAGAACATTCTAGATATCATAACAACATCATGTTTTTCCTGTTTCATTTGAGATTTAAATGCGGCGCTTCTCTTTAAGAACTTTCACTTCGCCATTGTTAAGTTCTACTCTGCTCAGTTCTTTTATATATGTTCGTGGGCTCAATGATTTGTGTTAGGAATTCTAAGTTAAAAGAAAGAATATAAGAAAGTTTATTAGAAAGTTAAACCGTCACCTTTTAGGACTATTTCATCGAGGTACGTGATCACGTAATAACAAAATCAAATCATAATTGCAGAGTGCTTTCATTTCGTCGAGGAACGCATTTCTGGACCTCACACAATTAGCATTCCCTAGGAGCGACAGTCGTAAGTTGCTCATTGCTTAATAAAACTAACAAGTTATGTATTTGTGATAAACCAGTCTTGATTACTTTTTACTTGATTACTGTTGTTTTCTCTGTACTTTGTTTGGATCGATGCCATTATCTTTGTCAGTATTCGTTTTATGTTTCTTCTTtaaagcatagttaatagatgtagtaGTGTTTAAAGTGAAAACGGTCATTCAGCTGTGACTGAAGTACGTATGCGAGCAATTGCAACAGTGTTTGCTTATACTTAATTTATTTGCAGTGGGATTTATTATTCCTCCTCAACTGATTGTAACGAGGAATACTGCAAGGTAACTAGTCATTTTAGTGAGGTGCGGGATTGCACCAAATTAATTCAGCTTTCAATTAAAGAAACGATGCATGATGGAATGTGCTCTTTTGCTTTTTAATGAGCTTTAAATGAAATGCAAGATGGTTTTCTGCAATGAATCCCGCAATTTATTAGTCATTGTGGCTTGCTGGGTCTAGTTAATTGCTCTTTTTGTTTTGATCGAACTGTACTGCcctttttttgcttctttgtgCATTTGAGATATTGAACAAACGATGTATGTTGAATTTGTCCTGAAAAGAGTAGGTTTTACTGAGTTTCCTATCcgcttaaagtgcacctaacccaatttttttttttttcgctaaaataaatctttgcacctgttcgaaacgcattgcggccattttttcctttttctaacaaatcctggcattttataggcttccaaagttgcgaaaatccaagcatcttttgttcacgaccgagtcagaaggggagtgggtctattcctgctttgacgtcacatactgatttacattgcattaactctttgtaaaaatgcatgcaaagtagattctGACTTCAAAGCTGGAATAGACctactccccttctgactcgatcgtgaacaaaagatgcttggattttcgcaactttcgaagcctataaaatgccaggatttgttagaaaaaggaaaaaatggccgcaatgcgtttcgaacaggtgcaaagatttattttagcgagaaaaatattttggggttaggtgcactttaagtagATCCTCGTACGACTAAGCCGTGAGTTTATTGAAGCAATGAAACAATTAACTGTTTGGATGACAGTTTGATCTCTATCCCTGTTGACATGCCTTATTAAATTGCGCAGTTCGATCGAGTATGAAGTGACTTGTTCCattgaatttccattttaagtCTTGTTCCATTTATTTGTTACCTCTTTTAAGAACTTTTCAATTGGCAGCTCCAGCTGTACTCTCTTTGCGTGGCATAGGCTTAAAAAGTTACGACACTTCGTCCCAGGTACTGTTTTACGGAGAGATTTGATAATGGAATAACTGcatcaaattcaaattccagatgcGTGAACTCACAAGAAACTTTCACGTTGCCTTTTGAAAAGCATCCGTTTGGACCAACAGCGGTAAGTCTCTCAGTGTTGCTTACAGCTTGATCTTATCACGCAATGCATACCATCTCCGATTTCTTATAACTTGAGCTATGAAGACATTTCTTTTTTCCATCGATGATGACTCGGAGTTACCCGGAATAAATCCGAGTGCTTCTTGATTTACAAGAGTCAAAGCTACGATCTTCTGCAGTAAGTTCCCCCTAAATAATAGAAagccaaaattttgcaattatttGATTGTGAAACCAAGGCGAAAActacaggcagacaaccctaaggatgtaACAGAGcttgacgtcacgttattttgagacaatcaaaacggccgattttactaatcgaggaaaatgttccataaaaacttcaaatcgcgatgttccttttcaaaaattcattttatggacagccagataagtaaagttcactcaccttcTATTTTGTGCGTTGTCCTGattgatttgatgggtttttgggacgcttcgatttcttCTTCAGGCCCCACGTGTCGTCACATACAATATATATAGACAAAGCATACAACTCCCGAAAGCGCTCAcggccgagtgcctccagaatttagccgaatttctcccacttccaaaggtcgctcGCCGTCCAGTCTTGGGAAGGtagaaagtcgataattttgctAGCATCGTGCCAAAAATCATCGCCTTTACACCTGCTTGATTTCCAAGCTTCGCTCAGGTTTTTGTAATGGCCAAATGATGCGGACAGACCTAACccatcattggaatttgatcaaatcaaattaaccaatcaaaaagtgcAGATTTATGATTTTGTCCCTCTTGGGGAAAACAATCAAATAGCCCTTTGATGTCCAATGGAAACAAATTACCTTAGACAGTTTAAGAATTCAGAGTTTTGGGGCCCTtgaaaatggcgactgaagtaATGAGGGCGAGCAATGTAAAGTGGATGAGTAAGGTTTTTTAAGTaaggccagtaagaataaataacccgcgaactccgcttttaggcttggctaaatctatgtacTACAATAATGAGGATGTGGGTAACCCAAACAGTGGTACAGTTTTTAAATTAAAGAAGGTTAAGAGAGAAAGGAAAGATTGACCAGGAATTTGATCTTACAGATTAATTTAGAGATTtcagagaaaattaagaaatatagGTTCCACTTGCAAGAAAGATATTCGTAAAGCACAACTCTGAATAACACTTTCCTTTGACTTGCTCAATTCTTTGATGAGTTGCGCATATTTGAATGAAATGATGATACCAGTTTCCCCAGTCTCAAGGTATGAACATAATAATATGTTAACATGAAAATGGGACTTTTGTTCTGAAGAAGTGCCTTTTCCGTCACGGTTTTAAACGTGTTGGCAATTTCGATTCACTCGCTTGAATTCATTAAGGCTGAGGCTCAGGTAAACTTAAAATTAATCTGTTGAAAGAGAAAAATCCTCAC encodes the following:
- the LOC137972790 gene encoding uncharacterized protein, which gives rise to MDASEFLQVCAVQKSGSEAAIHAMREIFEADETDAALLIDASNAFNSLNRAAALHNVRMIYPAITIYVINTYRASARLFVIGGKELKSSEGTTQGDPITMSLYAVSLQPLITRLTIARSAKQCCYADDATGSGSLDGLKKWWDELEESGPGLGYFPNAKNCWLIVKPCGEEEARELFAGTAINVTTEGQKHLGAALGSRSYLEEYVNDKIGDWVNEVKRLTELAVSQPQACFAAFTFGLKHRRSFLIPSTTGRNCSPTERDLLELPVRLGGLGFLNPVENAGSEYKTSVSVTAPLVNQIVAQAHEPADEADVNELRRRMRREKEEVLRRKCDNLKRPLPERLRRVVQLGGEKGSSNWLSIIALKEMSFALNKRKFRDTIRLRYDWPIPDTQSVCVCGVRFTVDHAMICKRGGFIIQRHNELRDLEEELLKMVCYDVEVVPSLQPFHWGGTE